Part of the Salmo trutta chromosome 5, fSalTru1.1, whole genome shotgun sequence genome is shown below.
ACTCCTATTCTTAtataattttgatttgatttgaaaccgaTGGTAAATTGTGATTTGCAGAGCATGTACTCACAAGGAAAATCCACAGTGACAAATGTGCTTGGCTCTATTGCTTTGAATTAGACAGTTTCTCCTTTGAGTGTCTCCATAGTGGTGTTTTATCTCTGTTTTGGGGTCATAGGTGTGGTATCAGAATGCCAGCAGGAAAGATCCCAGCTGAAAAATAAGGAAAAGGCCATGAAGGTTCTACGTGCCAAACTCTATAGTATGAGGCTGGAAGAAGAGACCAGTAAGCGATATACTGCACGGAAAGTCCAGGTACGAATCTGAACTGCACACATACAAGAATGTTGCTGGTTAAAATTGTTATATAAGGAATGGATATCTAATGGATATCAAAATCCAGTTCAAAGTTttacatacagtgctttcagaaggtattcagctcccttgacattttccacatcttgttacgttaaagccttattcaaaatagattaaataaaaacatttcctcatcaatctactcacaataccccataatgacaaagtgaaaagttgtattttttattttttgcaaatgtataaaaaacaacaactgaaatagcttatttacataagtattcagaccctttgctatgtgacttgaaattgagctcaggtgcatagtgtttccattgatcatccttgagatgtttctacaacttgattggagtccacctgtggtaaattcaattgattggacatgatttgaagaggcacacacctgtctatataaggtcccacagttgacagtgcacgtcatagcaaaaaccaagccatgaggtggaaggaattgtccgtagagctccgagacaggattgtgtcgagacacagatctggggaagggtaccaaaacatttctgcagcattgaaggtccccaagaacacagtgtcctccatcattcttgaatggaagaagtttggaacaccaacactcttccttgagctggctgcctggccaaactgagcaatcgggggagaagggccttggtcaggaaccCAATGGtaactctgactgagctccaaagttcctctgttgGGATataagaaccttccagaaggacaaccatctctgcagcactcctccaatcaggcctttatggtagagtgggcagacggaagccactcctcagtaaaaggcacatgacagcccgcttggagtttgccaaaaggtacctaaagactttcagaccatgagaaacaagattctctggtctgatgaaaccaagatttaaatctttggcctgaatgccaagcgtcacgtctggaggaaacctggcaccatccctatggtgaagcatggtggtggcagcatcaggctgtggggatgtttttcagtggcagggacggggagactagtcaggatcgagggaaggaTGAAcagagcgaagtacagagagatccttgatgaaaacctgctccagagtcctcaggacttcagactggggtgaaggttcaccatccaacaggacagcaaccctaagcacacagccaagacaatgcaggagttgcttcgggacaagtctctgaatgttcttgagtggccaagccagaacccggacttgaacccgatcaaacttctctggagagacctgaaaatagctttgcagcgacaatccccatccaacctgacagagcttgagaggatctgcaaagaagaatgagaaaaactccccaaatacatctttgccaagcgtgtagcgtcatacctaagactcaaggctgtaattgctgccaaaagtgcttcataattgtactgagtaaaggatctgaatacttatgtaaatgtgatatttcaatttttttttattaattagcaaacatttctaaactatttttgctttgtcgttatcgggtactgtgtgtagattgaggggggaaataatttaataaattttagaataaggctgtaacgtaacaaaatgttgaaaaagtcaaggggtatgaatacttttcaaatgcactgtatgtttactACAAAGTAATTTACAAAACCTACACTTGAACTTTCCAAAAGACAGTGTTGTAGAAAGACAATGGACAGCAATGGGCAACAGTTAATATGGTTTGCAATGATAGAATCGACATGACTGACATAGGTGAGAAAGTTGTCTGTTGGAGGATTTACTGCCTTGAAAGTGGAAGCTGAGATGGGCTTGGGGGAGTGGGAACTCAAATAGTTGCCGGCTGTCTGTTGGTTACAAAGCTTTTACACTGTTGGTCTGTATAGCACATTTTGTGTATTGACTATTTGTAATCTATCCTTTTTTTAGATTGGTACCAAAGGTAGATCTGAGAAAATCAGGACCTACAACTTTCCCCAGGACCGAATCACAGATCATCGGATTGGGAAAACAGTACATGATGTCAGGGAGTTTCTTGTGGGCGAAGAGCTTCTTGAGGAAATGAATGTGGCTCTAGAGGAGTTCTCTAACCAGGAGATTCTCATGGACATTCTTGGAGAAAATGACTGATCAATAATAGCCTATGTGGTAGTTTACATTAAATCTATGATGCTATGCATGTTGTCTTTTGCGAGATCAATGTGTTTGTTTgccttcctggttgtattttaaGAGCCCACTTTACACACTCCGCCCACGGGTGTGAACTGCCAGTTCTCAAACTGCTTTTGTTTCTCTTTTAGCAGTAAAACTTCAAAATATATCAGTAGATACCCCCTCCCCCCAGCAGAGACAAAGTCTTGCCCAAGGAATTATATTTGTGTATGACATGACAGGTATTTGTCAGTGACTGCCTATTACTTTATTCATGCTGTGTTGAATGCCCTTTTCTTTAACCATATTTCAAACAAATGTTTAAAAGAATAAGAAAAGAAACATTGCACCAATATTTAAACGAATCACGCACACCTCGACATATTTTGTACTGTATCTTCCAAGAAAGGTTTTTAAACTGAAAATAAAAAATGGTATTTGTTTGAAATACTGGGGGGAAAATGCAGCGGTCTATTGCGCTCTGACGTAAACGTCAGCGTGCGCTTTCCTCTACTCCCATTGGTTTCCCGGTTTAAAGGTAACTGCCCTGCTTGTTCCTCATTGGTGTGCGCCTTTTGGACACGGATTTCAAATGTGTATCTAGGGAACAGGCGCATTTTCATATTGTCCTCATTCGAGTAGATCTCAACTTTGTGGAACCCCGGTTAGCAAAAGTTTAACAGCAGAAATAGGTGGGAATCAAGAAGTCATTCAAGTTAACGTTACAGGTATGAAACATTTTGTTACCTCAATTAAGTTTGCTattatagctagctaacttgtgTTCTGCTATGATATGTCGGATTTCATGTGATGCAGGCTGGTTAGTTTGTTGCAACGTTAATGTTAACGAATTTGACTAGCCATAACTATCTggcttagctaactagctataaaGTTTAATATTCAtttaacgttaggtagctagttaAACTGCTTTGTAGATATACGTTTTGCAATGACGTTAATGTCAATATTACATTGTCGTTTTTACGCGCAAAACGTACGCGCGTAAAATTAGAGGTTAGCTAGCCTTGGCTATCCTATGAATACTATAACCACAGTCAACATTACTATCTTTAATATAACTAAGGTTGACGTTATTGGAAATATCTGACGCTGCAAACGACTAATGTTAACTATGATCTTTCAGTAGTTAACCACAGTATTTTACTCCAAATGAATTGTCTAGCCAGTTAGCTaacttggctagctagttagctatgttaCAAGCTAAATTGGGGGGAACTAGGAGTGCGCCCTTTGGAGGGATTGCAGCTCTACGTTGTCTTTATACTGTTTGATCAACCAAAACAATAGCTAATGTTGCATTTTAGGGAATATAACTAACTAGTGTAAGTGGGCAATCCACTGTGGTTTGATGCACAACGTGTTGTAGTTCTGACTAGCTATCCAGTTTGGCGCGTTTTGATTGAGATGAAACTGGCTAATGCAGCTTTTTTATCTTCTCTACCTCAGGGTTACAATTTGTGAACACAATCTgtcataaaaaaatgaaatattcgTCCAATTACGAGGAACCCCGATTTCCATGCGACATGGAGAAACATGTCACATACAAGGAGTCTGGCCTGAAAACCTCACCACTAAAGAAATGCGTCCAAGTAGTAGCCAAATCACAGCTCTCACCATGTGTCACCACAGCTGCCAACTTTGGCCTCAAGGATGATGTGAAAGGTATTCACAATAAGGAGAACAACCAAAATAATGTGGACCTTGACGAGGTGAACCTCGGCTGTGAAGCATTCGAGGACAGCGGTTTCCTGTCTTTACAGAACAGCCAGATAGAGGACTTTGATAACATAAAGGAACTAGAGAAGTCTCCAGGACAGGATATATTCTCCCCAAGTACTCCAGTTGCTGATTATCACAACAAGGCTAAGCATACTGCCTCAAAACTCCCCATACTGAAGTTTCAACACGCTGTATGCCAAGAACTCGCCAACAGTTTCAAGAGGACCCAAAGCTATGACTGGTCTGTCATTAGCAGGCTAGCAGAGGACTCCGGCCTTGAAAGGGTTATTGGTGGGCACGTGGGCCTTGAATGTATGGACGTTTTAAAAGCACTGCTGGAGAGGGACATGAAGCACATCCTCACCAGGATCCTGCTTCTGCTAGGAGATGTCGACTTGATAAGGTAAACATGTGATCTTTACTGGTCCTATGACAGTTGTAGAGGTTTTTCAACTTGGAAATGCTTTTATACTCTTATGTATTCATTGACAGTGGTTAaaatactcaattgtcatacttgagtcattttttatTACGTGAGTCACCCAGGAAAATTCTACTTAAGTaggtctaaaagtattttgtttaaaatttgatacttaagtatcaaaagtaaatgtaattgctaaaatatgcttaagtatcaaaagtaaaagtgtaaatcatttaaaattccttatattaggcaaaccagactgctccattttcttatttaagttacagatagccaggtgctcaatccaacactcagacatgatttacaaatgaagcaggtgtttagtgagttcgccagatcagaggcagtagggatgaccagggatgtggaatggcaggtagcctagtgattagagtgttATACTAgtactaaccgaaaggttgcaagatcgaatccctgagctgacaaggtaaaaatctgtcgttctgccctgaacaaggcagttaacccactgactTAACCCATAGgctgtcattaaaaataagaatttattcttaactgtcttgcctagttaaataaaggtttaaaaaatatatatttaaaagaaCGTTCTCTTTAGAAATGTGTAAATTGAACCATTTTCCTAccttgctaagcattcaaaatgtaacgcatacttttgggtgtcatggaaaatgtatggcgtaGAAAGTGcatacttttctttaggaatatagttaAGTAAAtgttgtttaaaaaatgtatatgaaaAAAATTTATTAagtaccccaaaaactacttaagtagtactttcaggtgtttttacttaagtactttacaccgctgTTCGTTCATGGTGGGTTTGTTTTCTTCACAGCTGTAGAAAAGTGAGCAAGACTTGGAGAAAAGTCATCTGCCAAGACAAGTCTGCACTCTGTAGATGGGACCAGGCTAAACAGAGACTCGGGGTAAGCGCTAACATTTAACTGGGGCTCCTAAAGTCATTGTATACCCTTTATCAGGTGGAAATGGTTTTGAACCACATTGATGGCTCGTTTTTTTAGCTTGCAGCAGCTCCCAATTTTGCTAATCCCTTATGCTGATATGTCCTTTATCTGGATTAATTTACAGGGGCCCCTTCCAGTACTTCAATCTTAATGACCTAACCATAGGGTAATCCACTGTATTAATATTGTTTGGTAAATGACAGTGTCAATTTTTGTTGTAGGACCCAAGAACCTCTGCAGGACTGGAGAATGTGGGCTCTTTGACGCGAGATGCAGCGCTGTCCCGGGTTGTGATGTCCTGTATGCAGAGAGTAGCTTCAACCCCTATCCAGAAGTCTACCCATAGGATGCGCTCCCAGAGAGAAGGCACACAGACTCTGTACTGCTCCCAGCAATCTCGCTTCAGAGAATACCAAGAGGTGAGGGTTGTGCTATCCACTTTGCATGTAAAGGTTCAGAGGACATGATGGTGCTCTGTGTACTTATTGAGAGTTGGTGTCACCCTTCAATCAGTTCCAAGAAAGTCATTGACATGTTCATGTTACAAATGATACAATGAGTGAGTTATGCTCTGTAGTCTTATACATTCTTTGGATTTGTTCTCTAGGCTGCCAGTTTGCTGAAGCAGCACGAGTCGTTGAAACCCTGTAAACGCTGTGGCTCTCCTGCCAAGCACAACGCAGGTGCCATGAGGGCCACCTGTACCCGCCTCAGCTGTGCCTTTGACTTCTGCACCCTATGCCAGGGCCCTTTTCATGGCTCCTCAGCCTGCCACACGGGGCTGGCCCGGGGGCCTAGCAGCTCCAGAGCTAACCCTATCCTCATCGGCAGCGCTCGCAGCAAGAGGAACGTCAGGCGCCTGTGAGATCAATGCAGCTCTGGATGAAGATTCAATCACTAACCTTTTTAAAACCAACTAAATTTCAAATCTTATTTATTAGTTTTAGTCATGGACCTTTTAACACACTGCCCCCTCTCCACAGGCCAAAGGGATCTCGGGCTATTGGAATACCCTGTGTTAGAACACACTGTATTCTGTGACAATCCCGTGATGTCAGTTGTCTGGCATTAGTCGTCAGAAAGCGACAATCTTACTGGAAGCcaaaaaaatatcatttttacCTGAATTGTACATTCATTTAATATTTCTTCATGGAATATCTGTCTGTAAATATATCTTTTAAATGTGAGATGTAAATATTTATATTGTTGAAATAAATGTATCTTttggcattttttttttcttcaaatatatttttcaaaGCTACATACCACCAGGAAATGCGTACATACACAAACTTATTTTTTGAATTGAAGCAagccccgagtggcgcagtggtctaaggcactgcatctcagtgctagaggctaccgaccctggttagattccaggctgtttcATAACCggctgtaattgggagtcccataaggtgaCGTGCAATTGGGCCagcatcatctgggttagggtttggccggggtaggccgtcattgtaaataagaatgtgtaattaactgacttgcctagttaaataaaggttacaagcTGAGCATGTCACAATGCCACTTGCTTCAAAAGCGCTGACAACTGGTGAAACTAAGCCATTCAGCCATTGGTGCCATGCTGCAATGTATTTTCCAATGGAATTGGAAGTCAAGTCTTGTGGCTTTAACAAAGTTGTCCGGCCTCAACATCTCACCTCTTTATAAAGGAGTAATGATGCCAATGAATGAAAAATGCATTACTTTGTAATTCCAAATTAATTTCTACCAAGCTGCAAATGGTTAACCTCAAATAtggctctctccctttcctcttgtACCTCTCCCACATACTGCACAGGGGTTCCTATGCTGTGCTAAAATCCTCATTACCTGGAAAGATGCGTTGTTAACCTTAAGGAGTTGAAGGCTAGACACCAGTCATTCACACTCCCTTCATGGTCATAATCATTTGTCAATTAAGATATCATCAGTACATTGCTCAGGATAGCTGGCTCAGTGGATTACTCGACTAAGGGTTTGATAATGTGCCTTATCTGACTGACAACAGACTCGTTATTCTAACAGTTTGGAATGAGGTGCAATTTGTTGGCTGCACAGAGTGGAGCCAAATCATACCTGTCTAAAAACAACTCATGAGGTCCATGATACATTTTCGACACATTTTTTATGCCGAGAAAAAGCTGAATCACCTCAAAAACAATTACTGGTATTCTCCAATAAAATCAAATTGGATGTGTAGGCTTATCTGAAAAGTTCATGTGTTTTACACATATTGGGGCCATttcataattgagaaatgtatgTTCAATTAAAAAGTCTCTGGGTAATACAAACACAATTTCTCCCGTCTGACTAAAATTGATTTCGTAGGCCTTATCTGCTGCCTGAAATAAGTGGTGCTTGGTCGATGTTTATGGTAAAGCAACGGGCCAACTTATTTCACCATTTTATCTTTCAATAGTGAAACATCATGCTCTATGCATTAAAAGCATTTTGCTGTCACTTAAAATAGATGCACACCCAATACATCAGGGTTTTTTCCAATTAGCCTTCCTCTCAGCGTGCATCCTCCCTGTCCATCGGTGTCTGGCCACAGCTCCCTCTATGCACCTCTGCTCTCTTTAGCTGCCTGCTACACAAAATGTCAATGTGCAGTCGACCGTTCCGGCATGTGTCGTGCCAGCCGTGGTGACAAGTAGCCATTTTTGTGACTCTTTGTGCTCTGGGCAACACCCTCGGTGATGGAACTACtgtacaatgaacaaaaatataaacgcaacatgtaaagtgttggtcccatgtttaatgagttatcaaacaggcaaaacgtcaatagAGAGTAAATTTGTAGTTCAACGGAaaagacacgagatgtatgtggcagggtctacacacaatcacggattacaaagggaaaaccagccacatctcggacaccaacgtcttgctcctggacaagctaaacaccttcgcctgctttgaggataatacagtgccaccgacgaggcccgctcccaaggactgtgggctctcgttctccatggccgacgtaaAACATTTAagagtgttaaccctcgcaaggctgccagcccagacagcATCTCAAGcagtgtcctcagagcatgcgccgaccagctggctggaatgtttacagacatattaaatctctccttatcccagtcgaaggtccccacttgcttcaagatgtccaccattgtacccaagaaagcaaaggtaattgaactcaatgactatcaccctgtagcactcacctctgttgtcatgaagtgctttaagatgctagttaaggatcatatcacctctaccttacctgacaccctaaacccacttcaatttgcataccgccccaatagatccacagacgatgcaatcgccatcgctcTGCACACAAGAACAATACCTATGTAAAAATGTTGTTAATTGactagctcagccttcaacaccatagtaccctctaaTCTCATCATTAAggttggggccctgggtctgaaccccacacTGTGCAATTTGATCttgtacttcctgacgggccaccccccaggtggtgaaggtagcaaacaacacctccacttcgctgatcctcaacacaggggcaccacaaggatgcgtgctcagccccctcctgtactccctgttcacccatgactgcgtggccatgcacgcctccaactcagtcatcaagtttgcagacgacacaacagtagtaggcctgattaccaacaatgacgagacagcctacatggaggaggtgagggccctggcggagtgctgccaggaaaataacctcaacaaaacaaaacaaaggagctcatcatggacttcaggaaacagcagagggagcacacccctatccacatcgac
Proteins encoded:
- the mtrf1l gene encoding F-box only protein 5 isoform X2; translation: MKYSSNYEEPRFPCDMEKHVTYKESGLKTSPLKKCVQVVAKSQLSPCVTTAANFGLKDDVKGIHNKENNQNNVDLDEVNLGCEAFEDSGFLSLQNSQIEDFDNIKELEKSPGQDIFSPSTPVADYHNKAKHTASKLPILKFQHAVCQELANSFKRTQSYDWSVISRLAEDSGLERVIGGHVGLECMDVLKALLERDMKHILTRILLLLGDVDLISCRKVSKTWRKVICQDKSALCRWDQAKQRLGDPRTSAGLENVGSLTRDAALSRVVMSCMQRVASTPIQKSTHRMRSQREGTQTLYCSQQSRFREYQEAASLLKQHESLKPCKRCGSPAKHNAGAMRATCTRLSCAFDFCTLCQGPFHGSSACHTGLARGPSSSRANPILIGSARSKRNVRRL